In Pelodictyon luteolum DSM 273, the genomic stretch AACCTTGGCCATGATGTCGCCGGGCACGACCTTCTGTCCGTCCTCGACGTAGAGGTTGCTCTTGATCGGTACAGGGTATGTCTTCTGGACCTCGCCCGACGCGTCGATGATCATGAGGCGAGGCTCACGGGTCTCGGTTGCGCGAAGTTTGGAGCGCCAGTTGATGATGGTATGCTGGGCAAATCCGGTCTGGGGATCGACCTCTTCCTTATAGGTCACACCCTTCTCGATATCGGCGAACTTGACGGTACCGTTGATCTCGGCGATGATCTGCGTGCTGTTCGGCTCGCTGCTGAAGAGGACCTGGTCCTTTTTGACCTGGTCGCCGGGGGCAACTGCCAGATGCGCGCCATGCGGTACGACGTAGCGTTTCAAGACCTTGCCGCTTTCAGCATCGACGATGTTGATCTTGCCGTTCTTCTGGATGACGATGGTGTGCTGTTCCTCAACACCGTCCTCATTTATTGCGGCGTGGTAGACTGTCTTGATATCCTCAAACTCGACCGTACCCTCGTTGAAGGCCTTGGTCTCGGTTTCGGAAATTCCGCCCTGCGCAGTACCGCCCTGGTGGAAGGTACGAAGCGTCAGCTGGGTACCCGGCTCACCGATGGACTGCGCCGCGATGACGCCGACCGCTTCGCCGATTTCAACCAGCTTATGAACCGAGAGGTTGGTTCCATAGCACCTTGAGCAGATACCGATTTTCGATTCACAGGTGAGCACCGAACGGATTTCGGCCTCTTCGACGCCCGGGGTGTCCTGGATGATCTCTGCGAGCTCTTCGGTGATGGTCTCTCCGGCAGGAACAATGACGTTGCCGGTGATGGTGTCGTAGATGTCACGGGCAGCGACGCGTCCCTTGATCTTCTCGCGGAACTTGATCTGGCCGCTCGTCTCCTCCTCGATATTGCGCTGGATGAACAGGCCGCGGGTGGTACCGCAGTCATCCATCGTGACGATGACGTCCTGGGCGACGTCATGCAGACGTCTCGTCAGGTAACCGGCATCTGCCGTTTTCAGCGAGGTATCGGAAAGACCCTTACGGGCACCGTGCGTTGAGATAAAGTACTCGAGGACGGTCAGACCTTCCTTGAGGTTCGAAATGATCGGGTTCTCGATGATCTCGCCCGGCTGTCCCGACATGGACTTCTGCGGACGGGCGATGAGACCCCTCATACCGGTAAGCTGGCGGACCTGCTCACGCGAGCCGCGGGCACCGGAGTCAAGCATCATATAGAGCGGGTTGAAGCCTTCGCGGTCTTTCTTGAGCTTCTGGTAGGACTCCTCTGCAACGATGTTGGAGGTCTTCTGCCAGACGTCGACAATCTGGTTGTAACGCTCGTTGTCGGTAAGGGTACCGCGATTGTACTCCTTGACGACCCTTGTGCTGTCACGCTGGGCGGCCTTGATGTGCTTGGCCTTGGTTTCAGGCACGATGGCGTCTGAAAGGCCGACCGAAAGGCCACCCTTCATCGCATAGTGGAAACCGACCTGCTTGATGTTGTCAAGGAATCGGGCGGTTTCGACATTGCCGACTTCGCTGGAGAGGCGGCCGATGAGCTCCTTGGCCACCTTTTTGTCGATGACGCGGTTGATGAATCCGATCTCTTCGGGAACGCTCTCGTTGAAGATCACGCGGCCTACCGTCGTGAGCAGCATGGTCTTTTTCTCGAGCTGCTTCTTCAGCCACTCGTACTTTTCGGTTCCGGCTTCAAGGATCCAGTCGAGCGCACGGAGCGAATCGAACTTCTGGTCGAGCCTGCCGTCGTACTGCACGAAAATCTGTGCATGCAGACCAAGGCGCCCTTCGTTGTGTGCAATGAGCACATCCTCACGGCTGTAGAAGATGCCTGCCTCGCCAAGGCTGCCTGGGCGTGACTTGGTGAGGTAGTACATACCGAGCACCATGTCCTGTGAAGGAACGGTAACCGGTTTACCGGACTGCGGCAGGATGAGGTTGTGCGAGGAGAGCATGAGAAGCGAAGCCTCAAGCTGCGCCTCCTGCGAAAGCGGTACGTGCACAGCCATCTGGTCACCGTCAAAGTCGGCGTTGAATGCCGTACAGACGAGCGGGTGGATCTGGATGGCCTTGCCTTCAATCAGGGTAGGCTGGAATGCCTGAATACCGAGACGATGGAGGGTAGGTGCACGGTTGAGGAGCACCGGACGGCCGTCGATTACTTTTTCAAGCACGTCCCAGACAATGGGATCCTTCTTGTCGATCAGTTTCTTGGCCGATTTGACCGACTTGGCGATGCCGCGTTCTACGAGACGCCGGATGACAAAGGGCTGGAACAACTCGATGGCCATGCTCTTCGGCAGGCCGCACTCGTGCAGTTTCAGCTCGGGCCCGACAACGATGACGGAACGGCCGGAGTAATCAACTCGTTTACCGAGCAGGTTCTGACGGAAGCGGCCCTGCTTACCCTTGAGGGCATCGGAGAGCGACTTCAGCGGGCGGTTTGATTCGCCGGTTTTGACTGCATTGGCCTTGCGCGAGTTGTCGAACAATGCGTCGACGGCTTCCTGGAGCATCCGCTTCTCGTTGCGGAGAATGACCTCAGGAGCACGAATATCAATCAGCTTCTTCAGGCGGTTGTTGCGGATGATCACCCTGCGGTACAGATCATTCAGATCGGAGGTAGCGAAACGGCCGCCTTCGAGCGGAACGAGCGGACGGAGCTCCGGAGGAATGACCGGAATGGCTTCCATCACCATATACTCGGGCTTGTTGCCCTCATAGATATAGGGCTCGGGGATGTCGTCCTCCGGGAAAAGTCCGGTCGACTTCTTGCGGACCTTGCGCTGCGGCTCGTAGCTCTTGCGGAAGGCCTCGACGACCTTCAGGCGCTTGAGTGCATCGGCACGCTTCTGTTCGGAACTGCTCTCCTTGAGGATCTTGCGGAGAAGAACTGCCGAACCGTCCAGATCAAGGTTCTTCAGCAGCATATGGATGGCCTCGCCGCCCATCTTGGCGACAAACTTCTGAGGGTCCGAATCTTCCAGGTCCTGATTGTCTTCGTACTCAGTGATAATCTGGAAGTACTGCTCTTCGGTCAGGCGGTCGAGCTTCTTGATGCCCTGCTTCTCGCCCGGCTCACCGGGGTTGATGACCACGTAGACTTCGTAGTAGATGATGCGCTCAAGCTCCTTGGTGGAGAGGTCGAGCAGAGCACCGATCTTGCTCGGCACTGAGCGGAAGAACCAGGTGTGGACAACCGGAACGGCAAGGGAGATATGCCCCATACGTTCACGCCGCACACTCTTGGTGGTCACTTCAACACCGCAACGGTCGCAGATGATGCCCTTATAGCGGACCCTTTTGTACTTGCCGCAGTAACATTCCCAGTCCTTGGTCGGACCGAATATCTTTTCGCACATCAGGCCGTCACGTTCAGGCTTGAATGTACGGTAGTTGATGGTCTCGGGTTTCAGCACCTCTCCGCGCGAATGGGCGAGGATACTCTCGGGCGAGGCGATGCTGAACTTAATCCTTGTAAAATCACCTTTCAGCGGCGATGCTCCCTGTGAAAAAATCATGATCGATATCCTGGTTAAACGACTCTTTTCAGCTTCCTTTAATGATGGTCACTCCGGGGCCCCTGCCCCTTCTGCTAAGGTACCCTGTCGTCGATGCGAATCTCAAGGCCGAGGCCCTGAAGTTCTCTGATAAGCACATTGAACGATTCCGGGATGCCCGGCTCGGGAAGGTTCTGGCCCTTCACGATGGCCTCATAGGTCTTGTTACGGCCGACCACATCGTCGGATTTCACCGTCAGCATCTCACGGAGGATGTTTGCGGCACCGTATGCTTCGAGCGCCCAGACCTCCATTTCACCGAACCGCTGTCCACCGAACTGCGCCTTGCCACCGAGCGGCTGCTGGGTGATGAGTGAGTATGGACCGGTTGAGCGTGCGTGGATCTTGTCGTCGACAAGATGGCTGAGTTTCAGCATATAGATGTAACCCACCGTGACCTCATCGTCGAACTGCTCGCCGGTACGGCCATCGTAGAGACGGACCTTGCCATGCATGGGCAGTCCTGCCCGTTCCAGCTCGGCCTGGACCTCTTCGTAGGTAGCGCCGTTGAAGATCGGGGTCTTGAACTTGACGCCGAGTTTCTTGGCAGCCCAGCCGAGGGATGTTTCATACAGCTGACCGATGTTCATACGGCTCGGCACACCGAGCGGGTTGAGCACGATGTCTACCGGGGTGCCGTCTGCCATGAAGGGCATGTCCTCGATAGGAAGAATCTTGCCGACCACACCTTTGTTTCCGTGGCGGCCGGCCATCTTGTCACCGACCTGGATCTTGCGTTTCTGGGCAATGTAGACTTTAGCCAGCTCCTCGATTCCGGGGGGCAGCTCGTCGCCGACGTTGACCTTGTACTTTTCATTGTCGCGTTCGTCAGCGAGATCCTTCAGCTTGAAGCGGAACTCTTTGACAAGGCGTATAACGGCTTCATCAACCTTCTTCGTTCCGGTAACGCCGAGAGTGAAGTCGATGGACTCAAGGAACGGCTGGCTCGAGAACTTCGCAAGGAGTGCATCGTCAAACGCCGCTCCCTCATCGGCAAGGACTTTGCCCTTGTCGCTCGTGAGTCCCTTTACTTTCTTGCCCTGGAGCATCTGGCGGAGCCATTTCTCAAAGCTCTTGCGCAGCTCGATCTCACGGCGCTCGAAACGGGCATCGATGAGTTCAAGTTTTTCCTTCACGTCCATGCCAACCTTTTTCTTGCGGCTGAACAGCTTCGTCTTGATGACGATGCCCTTCATGCCTGCGGGCACATGCATGGATGCGTCTTTCACATCGCTCGACTTGTCGCCGAAGATGGCACGCAGAAGCTTCTCTTCCGGCGTCGGATCGCTCTCGCCTTTCGGCGTGATCTTTCCAACGAGGATGTCGCGTTCCTTGACCTCGGCGCCGATGCGCACGATGCCGTTTTCATCAAGGTTACGCAGCGCTTCGTCGCTGACGTTGTAGATGTCGCGGGTAAACTGCTCTTCGCCGCGCTTGGTGTCGCGGACGTTGGCTTCGAACTCGTGGACATGGATGGAGGTGAACACATCGTCGTAGACGAGGCGTTCGCTGAGGATGATGGCATCCTCAAAGTTGTATCCGCGCCACGGCATGAAGGCCACAAGAACGTTCTTTCCGAGTGCGAGCTCGCCATCCTCCGTTGAGGAGCTGTCAGCAAGCACGGTACCTTTATCGACCTTCTGACCGTTCTTGACAATCGGCCGCTGAGAAATGCAGGTATCCTGGTTGGAGCGCTTGAACTTGATCATCCGGTAGGTTTTCAGACCTTCGTCCGGATCAAGCAGCGACATATGCTCGTTATTTTCGGTATCGATGTCGTAGCGGACCTTTATGAACTCAGAGGTAACCTCTTCGACAAATCCGGGACCTTCACCGAGAATGACCGAGCGGGAGTCGCGTGCGACCTTGGCCTCCATGCCGGTGCCGACTACCGGGGCCTCGGAAACGAGGAGCGGCACTGCCTGGCGCTGCATGTTGGCACCCATGAGGGCACGGTTACCATCATCGTGCTCGAGGAACGGGATGAGGGCAGCGGCTGCGCTGACGATCTGGACGGGGGAAACGTCCATGTAGTTGACATCCTCGGACGGAACGAGCGGATAGTCGCCCTTGGTCCTGGCCTGCACGGATTCGACTGCGATATTATTGTTCGCATCAATCGGGATGCTGACCGGAACGGTGATCTTGTTCTCCTCGTCCTCGGCAGAGAGCATCACGACCGTATCGGTGACGTGACCCTTCTCGACGACGCGGTAGGGGGTCTGGATGAAGCCCTTGTCGTTGATTTCGGCATAGACCGAGAGCGACGAGATAAGACCGATGTTCGGGCCTTCTGGGGTTTCAATCGGACAGAGCCTGCCGTAGTGGGTGTAGTGGACGTCGCGAACCTCGAAGCCAGCCCGCTCGCGGGTAAGGCCGCCAGGTCCAAGCGCCGAAACCCTGCGCTTGTTGGTCATCTCGGCCAGAGGGTTGGTCTGGTCCATGAACTGCGAAAGCTGGCTCGTGGCAAAGAAGCTCGAGACCACGCTGGAGACCGTACGGGCGTTGATGAGGTCAGCAGGGGCGATCTTGTCGGAGTCGCGGCTGTTGAGTTTTTCACGCACGTTCTTGCCCATTCTGGCAAGACCGATGACGAACTGGGCGGCGAGCTGCTCACCGACCGAACGCACACGGCGGTTGGCCAGGTGGTCGACATCATCAACCTCAGCCTGGCCGTTGACCAGCTTGATGAGGTAGTTGATGACGGCGATGATGTCAAGGTGGGTAAGTACCAGAACCTCTTCACCGATCGGCTCGTCGGAGAACGACTGGATGGTCTGGAGGATCTTCTGGTGGATCGTGTCGGAGAGCTGCTTCAGCTCGCCTTTTCCACCAAGGTACTCATCCATCTCACTGAACTCTCGGCTGAGTTTTTTTCCGATACGGTAGCGGCCGACTTCGCCGAGATCATACTTCTTCTGGTTGAAGAAGGTGCGCTCGAGGAAGCTGCGGGCGGCATCGATATCGGGTGCCTCATTGGCACGGAGCTCTTCATAGACGATCTCAAGAGCCTCTTCCTCGGTGGCCGAGCTGTCGTTGAGGATCGTATTGATGACGATGGACTTGTCCTGGCCCTTATCGCTGCCATTGAAGCTCTTCATGATCTTCACGCTCTTGTAGCCGGCGGCCTGAATCTGCTCGAAAACCTCTTCAGTGATCGCCGTGCGGGCGCTGACCACTTCACCGGTCTGCATGTCGACGATGTCGGAGGCGAGATACTGGCCGACCAGGCGCTCCCGCTTGGCAGCCTTCATAGGGACCTCTTCGACAAGATCGAAGAGCCCGAGGATATCCTCGTCGCGGGTAAAGCCGATGGCGCGAAGCAGTGCGGTGACCAGGAAGTTCTTCTTCTGGTCTATATAGACGAAAATCTGGTTGTTGATATCGGTCTGGAACTCGATCCACGACCCACGGGTCGGGACGATCTTGGCCGAATACATTTTTTTGCCGTTCGGGTGGACAGCCTCGCTGAACACCACGCCGGGGGAGCGGTGGAGCTGGGCCACGACGACGCGCTCGGCGCCGTTTACGATGAACGTACCCCGTTCGGTCATATAGGGAATCCTGCCGAGATAGACCTCCTGCTGGATGGTCTCCTTCCAGTCGGTCTCGTCAGCCTCGTCCTTGTAGGAAAGCTTCAGCTTTACCTTCAGCGACACATCATAGGTCAGCCCGCGCTCGATGCAGTCCTCTACCGTGTACTTCGGCTTGTCGAAGCTGTAGGAGATGTACTCGAGGAGGTAAAGGCCTCTGGTATCGGTAATCGGAAATGCGCTCCTGAGGACCTTTTCCAGACCCTGCTCCCTGCGCTTTGCGAGGGGAACGCTGTCCTGTATGAAGTTATGGAAGGAGTCGAGCTGGACTTTTAAAAGGTCAGGAGCCTCTATAACGCTTTGGATTTTGGAAAAGTCAATAGACGGTGTTGATGTTGCATCAGCCACTTTCACAAGCACCTCGCTTTTGGTTCAATTGCATGAAATCTGTTAACCCGGCCGGCATATTACCCGGTTGCATCCTGGTCATATCGTCACGTGACCACGCCTAAAATACCACTTGCAGAAACAGACAAAGCTCCGCTTCGTAAAGAAGCGGAGCTTGCTGTGTAAATCGGCTCTGCTGAAATCACTTCAGCTCTACAGATGCGCCTGCGTCCTTGAGCTCCTTCATGAGCTTCTCGGCCTCGTCCTTGGAGACGGCTTCCTTGACGGTCTTCGGAGCACCGTCAACCATGTCCTTGGCCTCTTTCAGACCCAGGCCGGTGATGGCACGCACAACCTTGATGACGTTGATCTTGCTCTCGCCGGCGGCGGTCAGGACCACGTCGAACTCGGTCTGCTCTTCTGCTGCGGCTGCTGCAGGTGCGGCAGCGGCTACGCCGGCGACGACTGCGGGAGCTGCGCTGACGCCGAACTTCTCTTCAAGCGATTTGACAAGCTCAGATGCTTCGGTAAGGGTAAGTTTACCAATTTCCTCTACAAGTGTTTCGATGGACATTATTGCCTCTCTCCTGGTTTTGATTGACGGTTGTAAATTTCTGTACTGAGTGCGTAATAGACTGTGATTGACCCTTTTACTGCTTCTGTTTTCCGACCTGGTCGATGACAGAGACGAGGTTTCTCATCACCGCATTGACAACCATCGGAACGGAAGCGACCACGTTGTTGATGACACCTGCTGCGCGACCGATGTTCTCGGTTTTTGTCAGCATCTCCGACAGTGCAGGAAGCTTGTCCGAACCGAACACAACACCGTCGATGGCGGCCATCTTGAACTTCAGGGCCTCATTGGTTTTACTGAACTTGGTAATCACCCTTGCAGGGGCGATGGGATCGTCGTAACCGAAGGCCACTGCAGTAGTGCTCTTCAGGGCAGGAGCCAGCTTGTCGGCACCTTCCATGTCGCTGAGCGCCTTCTTGATCAGGGTGTTCTTGACCACCCGGTACTCCACGCCGGCCTTGCGGAACTCATTGCGGAGTTCTGCCATCCGGGCCACACTGAGACCCTGGAACTCGGTCAGATATATGCCCTGTGAACGACGGAGCTTCTCGGAAACTTCGCTGACCACCTGTTCTTTCTTATCTCGCTTCATCGTATAAACCGTTTGTTATTAGGCGACAAATTTCTCTCTCTTGATCCGAACGCCGGGCGACATGGTGCTGGAAACCGC encodes the following:
- the rpoC gene encoding DNA-directed RNA polymerase subunit beta' — translated: MIFSQGASPLKGDFTRIKFSIASPESILAHSRGEVLKPETINYRTFKPERDGLMCEKIFGPTKDWECYCGKYKRVRYKGIICDRCGVEVTTKSVRRERMGHISLAVPVVHTWFFRSVPSKIGALLDLSTKELERIIYYEVYVVINPGEPGEKQGIKKLDRLTEEQYFQIITEYEDNQDLEDSDPQKFVAKMGGEAIHMLLKNLDLDGSAVLLRKILKESSSEQKRADALKRLKVVEAFRKSYEPQRKVRKKSTGLFPEDDIPEPYIYEGNKPEYMVMEAIPVIPPELRPLVPLEGGRFATSDLNDLYRRVIIRNNRLKKLIDIRAPEVILRNEKRMLQEAVDALFDNSRKANAVKTGESNRPLKSLSDALKGKQGRFRQNLLGKRVDYSGRSVIVVGPELKLHECGLPKSMAIELFQPFVIRRLVERGIAKSVKSAKKLIDKKDPIVWDVLEKVIDGRPVLLNRAPTLHRLGIQAFQPTLIEGKAIQIHPLVCTAFNADFDGDQMAVHVPLSQEAQLEASLLMLSSHNLILPQSGKPVTVPSQDMVLGMYYLTKSRPGSLGEAGIFYSREDVLIAHNEGRLGLHAQIFVQYDGRLDQKFDSLRALDWILEAGTEKYEWLKKQLEKKTMLLTTVGRVIFNESVPEEIGFINRVIDKKVAKELIGRLSSEVGNVETARFLDNIKQVGFHYAMKGGLSVGLSDAIVPETKAKHIKAAQRDSTRVVKEYNRGTLTDNERYNQIVDVWQKTSNIVAEESYQKLKKDREGFNPLYMMLDSGARGSREQVRQLTGMRGLIARPQKSMSGQPGEIIENPIISNLKEGLTVLEYFISTHGARKGLSDTSLKTADAGYLTRRLHDVAQDVIVTMDDCGTTRGLFIQRNIEEETSGQIKFREKIKGRVAARDIYDTITGNVIVPAGETITEELAEIIQDTPGVEEAEIRSVLTCESKIGICSRCYGTNLSVHKLVEIGEAVGVIAAQSIGEPGTQLTLRTFHQGGTAQGGISETETKAFNEGTVEFEDIKTVYHAAINEDGVEEQHTIVIQKNGKINIVDAESGKVLKRYVVPHGAHLAVAPGDQVKKDQVLFSSEPNSTQIIAEINGTVKFADIEKGVTYKEEVDPQTGFAQHTIINWRSKLRATETREPRLMIIDASGEVQKTYPVPIKSNLYVEDGQKVVPGDIMAKVPRNLDRVGGDITAGLPKVTELFEARIPTDPAIVTEIDGYVSFGSQRRSSKEIKVKNDFGEEKVYYVQVGKHVLANEGDEVKAGEPLTDGAVSPQDILRIQGPNAVQQYLVNEIQKVYQINAGVEINDKHLEVIVRQMLQKVRVEEPGDTELLPGDLIDRSVFLEANENVSEKVRISERGDAPPRIQDDQLHRLREITKLNRDLRKNEKQLIAFEPALQATSHPVLLGITSAALQTESVISAASFQETTKVLTDAAVAGKVDHLAGLKENVIVGKLIPAGTGLKKYKAIRLGGEAIEASDAAAAAAEAEAQARREAMDE
- the rpoB gene encoding DNA-directed RNA polymerase subunit beta is translated as MADATSTPSIDFSKIQSVIEAPDLLKVQLDSFHNFIQDSVPLAKRREQGLEKVLRSAFPITDTRGLYLLEYISYSFDKPKYTVEDCIERGLTYDVSLKVKLKLSYKDEADETDWKETIQQEVYLGRIPYMTERGTFIVNGAERVVVAQLHRSPGVVFSEAVHPNGKKMYSAKIVPTRGSWIEFQTDINNQIFVYIDQKKNFLVTALLRAIGFTRDEDILGLFDLVEEVPMKAAKRERLVGQYLASDIVDMQTGEVVSARTAITEEVFEQIQAAGYKSVKIMKSFNGSDKGQDKSIVINTILNDSSATEEEALEIVYEELRANEAPDIDAARSFLERTFFNQKKYDLGEVGRYRIGKKLSREFSEMDEYLGGKGELKQLSDTIHQKILQTIQSFSDEPIGEEVLVLTHLDIIAVINYLIKLVNGQAEVDDVDHLANRRVRSVGEQLAAQFVIGLARMGKNVREKLNSRDSDKIAPADLINARTVSSVVSSFFATSQLSQFMDQTNPLAEMTNKRRVSALGPGGLTRERAGFEVRDVHYTHYGRLCPIETPEGPNIGLISSLSVYAEINDKGFIQTPYRVVEKGHVTDTVVMLSAEDEENKITVPVSIPIDANNNIAVESVQARTKGDYPLVPSEDVNYMDVSPVQIVSAAAALIPFLEHDDGNRALMGANMQRQAVPLLVSEAPVVGTGMEAKVARDSRSVILGEGPGFVEEVTSEFIKVRYDIDTENNEHMSLLDPDEGLKTYRMIKFKRSNQDTCISQRPIVKNGQKVDKGTVLADSSSTEDGELALGKNVLVAFMPWRGYNFEDAIILSERLVYDDVFTSIHVHEFEANVRDTKRGEEQFTRDIYNVSDEALRNLDENGIVRIGAEVKERDILVGKITPKGESDPTPEEKLLRAIFGDKSSDVKDASMHVPAGMKGIVIKTKLFSRKKKVGMDVKEKLELIDARFERREIELRKSFEKWLRQMLQGKKVKGLTSDKGKVLADEGAAFDDALLAKFSSQPFLESIDFTLGVTGTKKVDEAVIRLVKEFRFKLKDLADERDNEKYKVNVGDELPPGIEELAKVYIAQKRKIQVGDKMAGRHGNKGVVGKILPIEDMPFMADGTPVDIVLNPLGVPSRMNIGQLYETSLGWAAKKLGVKFKTPIFNGATYEEVQAELERAGLPMHGKVRLYDGRTGEQFDDEVTVGYIYMLKLSHLVDDKIHARSTGPYSLITQQPLGGKAQFGGQRFGEMEVWALEAYGAANILREMLTVKSDDVVGRNKTYEAIVKGQNLPEPGIPESFNVLIRELQGLGLEIRIDDRVP
- the rplL gene encoding 50S ribosomal protein L7/L12 yields the protein MSIETLVEEIGKLTLTEASELVKSLEEKFGVSAAPAVVAGVAAAAPAAAAAEEQTEFDVVLTAAGESKINVIKVVRAITGLGLKEAKDMVDGAPKTVKEAVSKDEAEKLMKELKDAGASVELK
- the rplJ gene encoding 50S ribosomal protein L10 encodes the protein MKRDKKEQVVSEVSEKLRRSQGIYLTEFQGLSVARMAELRNEFRKAGVEYRVVKNTLIKKALSDMEGADKLAPALKSTTAVAFGYDDPIAPARVITKFSKTNEALKFKMAAIDGVVFGSDKLPALSEMLTKTENIGRAAGVINNVVASVPMVVNAVMRNLVSVIDQVGKQKQ